In Cuculus canorus isolate bCucCan1 chromosome 27, bCucCan1.pri, whole genome shotgun sequence, the following proteins share a genomic window:
- the MYO1F gene encoding unconventional myosin-If: protein MGSKERFHWQSHNVKQSGVDDMVLLSKISEEAIVENLKKRFMDDYIFTYIGPVLISVNPFKQMPYFTDREIELYQGAAQYENPPHIYALTDNMYRNMLIDGENQCVIISGESGAGKTVAAKYIMGYISKVSGGGEKVQHVKDIILQSNPLLEAFGNAKTIRNNNSSRFGKYFEIQFSRGGEPDGGKISNFLLEKSRVVSQNECERNFHIYYQLIEGASQEQRQNLGIMSPDYYYYLNQSDTYQVEGTDDRSDFHETMNAMQVIGIRGEDQQLVLQIVAGILHLGNISFQEEGNYARVENADSLAFPAYLLGIDQDRLNEKVTSRKMDSKWGGRSESITVTLNVEQAAYTRDALAKGLYARVFDFLVESINRAMQKPYEEYSIGVLDIYGFEIFQKNGFEQFCINFVNEKLQQIFIELTLKAEQEEYVQEGIKWTQIQYFNNKVVCDLIENKLNPPGIMSVLDDVCATMHATGEGADQTLLQKLQAAVGTHEHFNSWSSGFIIHHYAGKVSYDVNGFCERNRDVLFTDLIELMQSSEYGFIRMLFPEKLDSDKKGRPTTAGSKIKKQANDLVNTLMKCTPHYIRCIKPNETKKPRDWEENRVKHQVEYLGLKENIRVRRAGFAYRRLFQKFLQRYAILTPETWPSWRGDERQGVQHLLRSVNMDPDQYQMGQSKVFVKNPESLFLLEEMRERKFDGFARVIQKAWRRHVAIRKYEQMREEASNILYNFKERRRNSINRNFVGDYLGMEERPELRQFLAKRERIDFADSITKYDRRFKPIKRDFILTPKYFYLIGREKVKKGPEKGQIKEVLKKKVELQAVSSISLSTRQDDFFILHENDADNFLESIFKTELISLLCKRYEELTRTKLRLSFKDTLQFRVKKEGWGGGGTRNVTFVRGQGDVATLKAGGKTLTVSIGDGLPRNAKPTRKGATQSRGGGRRPAPSRSAPPAPRGTCKNGAPRFPCGNGRAQRDTYTAPQKARGPPAAALPTRNTTRQPKTRPPSEQNMDFLNVPDQGVAGMQRRRSLSQRPPPARRPKPQPKVAVPRCQALYQYIGQDVDELSFNVGDVIDILLEDISGWWKGRLHGKEGLFPGNYVQKI, encoded by the exons GCTCAGTATGAAAATCCCCCCCATATCTACGCCCTGACCGACAACATGTACCGCAACATGCTCATCGACGGGGAGAACCAGTGCGTCATCATCAG TGGTGAAAGCGGGGCTGGGAAAACGGTGGCAGCGAAATACATCATGGGCTACATCTCCAAAGTGTCCGGAGGTGGTGAGAAAGTACAG CATGTGAAGGACATCATCCTGCAGTCCAACCCACTGCTGGAAGCCTTCGGGAATGCCAAAACCATACGGAACAACAACTCCAGCCGCTTT GGGAAGTACTTCGAGATCCAGTTCAGCCGAGGCGGTGAGCCCGACGGGGGGAAGATCTCCAACTTTCTGCTAGAGAAGTCGCGGGTGGTGAGCCAGAATGAGTGCGAGAGGAATTTCCACATCTACTACCAG CTCATCGAAGGAGCATCCCAAGAGCAGCGTCAGAACCTGGGGATCATGAGCCCGGATTATTACTACTACCTGAATCAGTCGGACACGTACCAGGTGGAGGGCACGGATGACCGCAGTGACTTCCATGAGACCATG AACGCCATGCAGGTCATCGGAATCCGGGGTGAGGATCAGCAGCTGGTGCTGCAGATCGTGGCAGggatcctgcacctgggaaaCATCAGCTTTCAGGAGGAAGGCAACTACGCCCGGGTGGAAAATGCTGACT CACTGGCTTTCCCTGCCTACCTGCTGGGGATCGACCAGGACCGCCTCAACGAGAAGGTCACCAGCAGGAAAATGGACAGCAAATGGGGCGGCCGCTCCGAGTCCATCACCGTCACCCTCAACGTGGAGCAGGCAGCTTACACCCGGGACGCCTTGGCCAAGGGGCTCTACGCACGCGTCTTCGACTTCCTCGTGGAG TCTATCAACCGAGCTATGCAGAAGCCATACGAGGAGTACAGCATCGGGGTGCTGGACATCTACGGCTTTGAAATATTCCAG AAAAATGGCTTTGAGCAATTCTGCATTAACTTTGTGAACGAGAAGCTGCAGCAGATCTTCATAGAGCTGACCCTGAAGGCAGAGCAG GAGGAATACGTGCAGGAGGGGATCAAGTGGACCCAGATCCAATACTTCAACAACAAGGTGGTGTGTGACTTGATAGAGAACAAGCTG aaccctccagggatcATGAGTGTCCTGGATGATGTCTGTGCCACCATGCATGCCACCGGCGAGGGGGCGGACCAGACcctgctgcagaagctgcaggcGGCCGTGGGCACCCACGAGCACTTCAACAGCTGGAGCTCAGGCTTCATCATCCACCACTATGCAGGCAAG gtCTCCTATGATGTGAACGGCTTCTGCGAGCGCAACCGCGATGTGCTCTTCACCGACTTGATCGAGCTCATGCAGAGCAGCGAATA TGGGTTTATCCGGATGCTGTTCCCAGAAAAGCTTGATTCTGACAAAAAGGGGCGACCGACCACTGCGGGCTCCAAAATCAAG AAACAGGCTAATGACCTGGTGAACACGCTAATGAAGTGCACGCCACACTACATCCGCTGCATCAAGCCCAACGAGACCAAGAAGCCCCGGGACTGGGAGGAGAACAG GGTCAAGCACCAAGTCGAGTACCTGGGGCTGAAGGAGAACATCCGGGTGCGCCGGGCGGGTTTTGCCTACCGCCGCCTCTTCCAGAAATTCCTGCAGCG CTACGCCATCCTCACCCCTGAGACGTGGCCATCCTGGCGTGGGGACGAGCGGCAAGGGGTGCAGCACTTGCTGCGCTCTGTCAACATGGACCCGGACCAGTACCAGATGGGGCAGAGCAAGGTGTTTGTCAAGAACCCCGAATCG CTTTTCCTCCTTGAAGAGATGCGGGAGCGGAAGTTCGACGGCTTCGCCCGGGTGATCCAGAAAGCCTGGCGCCGTCACGTGGCCATCCGGAAGTATGAGCAGATGCGAGAGGAGG CCTCCAACATCCTTTACAACTtcaaagagaggaggaggaacagcatTAACCGGAATTTTGTGGGTGATTACCTGGGCATGGAGGAGCGGCCGGAGCTGCGCCAGTTCCTGGCCAAGCGGGAACGGATAGACTTTGCTGACTCCATCACTAAGTACGACCGGAGATTCAAG CCCATCAAGCGGGACTTCATCCTCACTCCCAAGTACTTCTACTTGATCGGGCGAGAGAAGGTGAAGAAAGGGCCCGAGAAGGGGCAGATCAAGGAGGTGCTGAAGAAGAAGGTGGAGCTCCAGGCGGTGAGCAGCATCTCACTGAG CACCAGGCAGGATGATTTCTTTATCCTCCATGAGAACGATGCCGACAACTTTTTGGAGTCCATCTTCAAGACGGAGCTGATCAGCCTGCTGTGTAAACGCTACGAGGAGCTCACTCGCACCAAGCTGCGCCTCTCCTTCAAGGACAC ACTACAGTTTCGAGTGAAGAAGGAGGGCTGGGGCGGTGGCGGCACCCGCAACGTCACCTTCGTCAGAGGACAAGGCGACGTGGCCACCCTCAAAGCTGGAGGCAAAACCCTTACGGTCAGCATTGGGGATGGGCTCCCCAGGAATGCCA AGCCCACGAGGAAGGGGGCAACGCAAAGCAGAGGTGGCGGCAGGCGCCCAGCGCCCTCCCGAAGCgccccaccagcacccagaG GCACCTGCAAGAACGGGGCACCCCGGTTCCCATGCGGCAATGGAAGGGCTCAGCGGGACACCTACACAGCGCCCCAGAAGGCACGGGGGCCACCAGCTGCAGCGCTGCCCACCCGGAACACCACCCGTCAGCCAAAGACACGACCCCCGTCGGAGCAGAACATGGATTTCCTCAATGTGCCCGACCAGGGGGTGGCTGG CATGCAGCGCCGCCGAAGCCTGAGCCAGCGGCCACCCCCGGCCAGGCGTCCCAAGCCACAGCCCAAGGTGGCCGTGCCACGCTGCCAGGCGCTCTACCAGTACATCGGGCAGGACGTGGACGAGCTCAGCTTCAACGTGGGAGACGTCATCGACATCCTACTGGAAG ATATCTCCGGTTGGTGGAAAGGTCGGCTGCATGGCAAGGAAGGGCTTTTCCCTGGGAACTACGTGCAGAAGATCTGA